One segment of Cynocephalus volans isolate mCynVol1 chromosome 8, mCynVol1.pri, whole genome shotgun sequence DNA contains the following:
- the LOC134384496 gene encoding large ribosomal subunit protein eL21 encodes MTNTKGKRRGTRYMFSRPFRKHGVVPLATYMRIYKKGDIVDIKGMGTVQKGMPHKCYHGKTGRVYNVTQHAVGIVVNKQVKGKILAKRINVRIEHIKHSKSRDSFLKRVKENDQKKKEAKEKGTWVQLKRQPAPPREAHFVRTNGKEPELLEPIPYEFMA; translated from the coding sequence ATGACGAACacaaagggaaagaggagaggcacCCGATATATGTTTTCTAGGCCTTTTAGAAAACATGGAGTTGTTCCTTTGGCCACATACATGCGAATCTACAAGAAAGGTGATATTGTAGACATCAAGGGAATGGGAACTGTTCAAAAAGGAATGCCCCACAAATGTTATCATGGTAAAACTGGAAGAGTCTACAATGTTACCCAGCATGCTGTTGGCATTGTTGTAAACAAACAGGTTAAGGGCAAGATTCTTGCCAAGAGAATTAATGTGCGTATTGAGCATATTAAGCACTCTAAAAGCCGAGACAGTTTCCTCAAACGCGTGaaggaaaatgatcagaaaaagaaggaagcaaaagagaaaggaacctgGGTTCAACTGAAGCGCCAGCCTGCTCCACCCAGAGAAGCCCACTTTGTGAGAACCAATGGCAAGGAGCCTGAGCTGTTGGAACCTATTCCCTATGAATTCATGGCATAA